A stretch of DNA from Nitrospira sp. KM1:
TCTTCGTGATGGATCTGACCGGGACCGGACGACTCTTCGGACCAGCCTCTGATGTCGCGGCGAAGGTCCAGCATGAGGTGCTCGCTCAGTATCGACTTGATGGGGTCGCCGGTGTTGGGAGCAACAAGCTGGTGGCTCAGACTGCAGCGACGTTGATTCAGCCGTCAGAACTGTATGATGTCCGCCCAGGGTCGGAGCCGGTGTTCATGGCACCGCTGTCGGTACGCACCCTGCCAGGTCTGCAGCGGCCCTGCATGCGGCAAGTCTTGTCACGGCTCGATGATTTGAACCTCGACCGGCTCGGCGATGTCGCGGAGAGCCCGGTTGATGCGCTGGAAGTCGCATTAGGAGACTACGCCGGGCAGCTCTCTCGCTGGGCCCAAGGGATTGATTCATTGCCGGTGCTGCCACCGGCGAGTCAGCCTCATCTCGAAGAGATGGTCTTATTGGACCCGGATGAGATCGATGATTACGTGCTGACTGGCCGATTGCTCGACACGCTGCAACGGCTCTGCCGAATGCTGCGGAGTCAGCGCCGCGTCTGTGGCCGTCTGTCCCTCACGATCCGCTACCGCGATCACCTTGAAGTGACCAAACAAGAGCGCGTCACGCCCGAGACCTGCTGGGAATGTGATCTGTCCCCCGTGGTGCGGTCGCTCTTTCAGAAATGCATGCGTCGGCGCATTCGACTCCGTGCCATGACGCTCAGCATGGCCGGCTTGACTGGATTTGCCCAGCAAGGCGTGCTGTTTGATGCCCGGCCTGTCGAGGAACAGCGTCGGCAGGAGCGGGCTAAGAAGCTCTCCGTCGCGCTCGATCAGCTCCATGCTCGATTCGGTGAGCAGGCCATTCGGTATGGGAGGAGTGATTGAGTGGCCTTCGTCCACCTGCATACACATTCGTCCTTTTCGCCGATGTGGGGTATCCCGACAGTGAAGACCCTCTGTCAGGCAGCTCAATCACAGGGACAGGACTATCTCGCCCTCACAGATACCAATGGGCTGTATGGCGCGATCCGTTTTCTGGAGGTCGCCCGTGAGCATGGACTGAAGCCGATCATCGGTACGGAACTCGTCTCCGATCAGCACCGGGCCGTGTTGCTCGCGAAGAATGTCACGGGGTACGGCAATCTTTGCCGGATTCTCTCCGCTCGCCACTGCGATGCGTCCTTTGAGTTCATCGAGACCGTGACGCGGCATCGCACGGGACTGGTGTTGCTGTCCGATGATCCTGTCGCCCTGACTGCCTGGCTGGCGGAGTCGGAAGAGGATCTCTATGTCGAGTTGACCCCGGGTCTCGCCTTATCAGACATGGTCGCGTTGAGCCGGAGACAACGACTGCCGCCGGTAGCCACCACCCGCGCCGCGTTCCTGCACCCAGCCGACTATGAGGCCCATCGGTTGCTACGAGCGATCGCTGAAAACACGACCCTCTCACGACTCAAGCCGGGGCACTGTGCGCTCCCCTCTCACTGGCTCATGCCTGAACGTGTGCTCGCTGGACATCTGCCCCACGTGCCAGTAGCTGTCGCCAACTCACGGAGCATTGCTGAGCAGTGCTACACCGAGTGGGACTTCAAACAGACCATCTTTCCCTCCTTCCGTCAGCTCTCCTCGGACGCCGCCTTTGAAACCCTGCGCCGCAAGACCTATGACGGCGCCATCTGGCGATATGGTGCCTTGTCTCCCGTCGTCCGAGAGCGCATCGAAAAGGAACTCACCGTGATCTGTGACAAGGGCTATGCCGACTACTTTCTCGTGGTGGATGAAATTGTCCGTCAAGCGCCACGAACCTGTGGTCGAGGATCTGCTGCCGCGTCGATCGTGTCCTATTGTCTCGGGATTACCCATGTGGATCCGATTCGACATCATTTGATGTTTGAACGATTTCTCAATCCCGGGCGTGACGATCCGCCAGACATCGACATTGATTTCCCATGGGACGAGCGACCAAAGATTCTCGACTGGGTGTTTGCCCACTATGGACACCAACACGCGGCCATGGTCGCCAATCAGAACACCCTCGCCTCTCGGGCCGCCTTGCGTGAGATTGCGAAGGTGTATGGCCTGCCCGCCGGTGAGATTGGCAAGGCGCTGAATTTTCTCCAGCGGCGAGCGGACTTCGTCGATGTGCGACCAGGGACGACGGTGCAAGACTGGGCGCGGGACGTCTGCAGGGCCTTGAACCTGAGGAACCCTTGGCCAGAGATTCTCTATTGGTCCACGCAATTGGACGGTCATTTCAGGAATCTGAGCCTCCATCCCGGCGGTGTCGTGTTAGTTCCGGATGAGATCCGGCGTTATGTACCGGTTGAGATCTCCGCTTCTAACTTGCCAGTGATCCAATGGGAGAAGGATCAAACCGAAGACGCGGGGCTCGTCAAAATCGATCTCTTAGGCAATCGCTCGCTCGCTGTCATCCGGGATGC
This window harbors:
- a CDS encoding DNA polymerase III subunit alpha, which gives rise to MAFVHLHTHSSFSPMWGIPTVKTLCQAAQSQGQDYLALTDTNGLYGAIRFLEVAREHGLKPIIGTELVSDQHRAVLLAKNVTGYGNLCRILSARHCDASFEFIETVTRHRTGLVLLSDDPVALTAWLAESEEDLYVELTPGLALSDMVALSRRQRLPPVATTRAAFLHPADYEAHRLLRAIAENTTLSRLKPGHCALPSHWLMPERVLAGHLPHVPVAVANSRSIAEQCYTEWDFKQTIFPSFRQLSSDAAFETLRRKTYDGAIWRYGALSPVVRERIEKELTVICDKGYADYFLVVDEIVRQAPRTCGRGSAAASIVSYCLGITHVDPIRHHLMFERFLNPGRDDPPDIDIDFPWDERPKILDWVFAHYGHQHAAMVANQNTLASRAALREIAKVYGLPAGEIGKALNFLQRRADFVDVRPGTTVQDWARDVCRALNLRNPWPEILYWSTQLDGHFRNLSLHPGGVVLVPDEIRRYVPVEISASNLPVIQWEKDQTEDAGLVKIDLLGNRSLAVIRDAIAAVARNTGRVIDYATWDPITDPATNDLIRRGETMGCFYVESPATRLLLKKLWGGMPPERHAVADVFEYLVVVSSLIRPAANVFADEFVRRAHGQRYQSLHPLFDEVLAETHGIMVYQEDVMKVAVALGGFSVEDGDQLRKVLSKKHKERQLRDYQCQFYQGAMARGVECRVIDAIWAMIMSFAGYSFCKPHSASYAQVSFKSAYLRAHYPAEFIAAVVSNQGGYYSAFAYLSEGRRMGLTILPPDINASVWVYTGSGTIVRVGLMQIKGVQEDLVTQIVVERETNGPYRSLSEFLSRVKLDYAQAKLLIKAGCFDSIAGELTRPALLWRVFAAQAAKPPSSIPIPTEYSAQKKLQHELALFGFPLHCHPLDLFTELLAATTHIFAKDLNQYVGKEVTLIGWLLTEKIVSTKKGEPMEFMTLEDQTGMYDATVFPNTYRTYCHLLAANQAYMLTGLVEEQFSTVTVTVKTLQLLTTGGIPAPSESLEEQSV